In Chitinophaga sp. HK235, a single window of DNA contains:
- a CDS encoding aldehyde dehydrogenase (NADP(+)), whose product MQTDQIMQQAAEAFEQYRRTKPAQRAAFLDAIATEITARQDILVQVAGKETNLPETRLKGEIGRTAHQLRMFADLIKEGSWVEAVIDTKPGIRRMLMPVGPVIVFGASNFPFAFSTAGGDTASALAAGATVVIKGHSAHIRTSLLVFEAIQAAIAQSAMPTHTVQHVTGSYEIGKALVMHPFATGVGFTGSLQGGKALCNYAAARETPIPVFAEMSSVNPVVFLPDALQTRAAELAQTFAASITLGAGQFCTNPGLLVGLESDAFTAFQHLLAAALQKTSPQKMLHEGIHRSFIDGRNRVLKHEATTILEQPVIAEDDTVAPSLAATSGAAFLTQPELKEEVFGPHSLAIACKDKTELLAVLKSLKGQLTTSVMATEADLEAWQEVIDLQTTLAGRIILNGAPTGVEVCAAMVHGGPYPATTDARYTSVGTAAIRRWVRPVCFQQFPDALLPDELKQDNPGGIWRLVDNQYTR is encoded by the coding sequence ATGCAAACAGATCAGATCATGCAACAGGCCGCTGAGGCCTTTGAACAATATCGACGGACAAAGCCCGCACAGCGGGCGGCTTTCCTGGATGCCATCGCTACAGAAATTACCGCGCGGCAGGACATCCTGGTACAGGTAGCCGGAAAAGAAACCAATCTGCCAGAGACAAGGCTGAAAGGAGAGATCGGCCGTACCGCCCATCAGCTGCGTATGTTTGCAGACCTTATCAAAGAAGGCAGCTGGGTGGAAGCGGTGATTGACACCAAGCCCGGTATCAGGCGTATGCTGATGCCTGTAGGACCGGTAATAGTCTTTGGCGCAAGTAACTTCCCGTTTGCCTTCTCCACTGCAGGCGGTGATACCGCCAGTGCCCTGGCAGCCGGCGCCACAGTAGTCATCAAAGGTCATTCTGCACATATACGTACTTCCCTGCTGGTATTTGAAGCCATACAGGCTGCCATCGCACAAAGTGCAATGCCAACGCATACCGTTCAACATGTAACAGGAAGTTACGAAATCGGAAAAGCACTGGTTATGCATCCCTTCGCCACAGGAGTCGGTTTTACCGGCTCTCTGCAGGGAGGAAAGGCACTGTGCAATTATGCTGCAGCACGGGAAACCCCTATCCCTGTGTTTGCAGAAATGAGCAGTGTAAACCCGGTAGTCTTTTTACCGGATGCCTTACAAACAAGGGCCGCTGAACTGGCACAGACATTTGCTGCTTCTATCACACTGGGGGCAGGACAGTTCTGTACCAATCCCGGTCTGCTGGTAGGCCTGGAGAGTGACGCGTTTACAGCGTTTCAGCATTTGCTGGCCGCAGCGCTGCAAAAAACATCACCGCAGAAAATGCTGCATGAAGGCATTCACCGTTCTTTCATTGATGGACGTAACCGGGTACTGAAGCATGAAGCGACAACCATACTGGAACAACCTGTCATCGCAGAAGATGATACCGTAGCTCCTTCTCTGGCCGCAACCAGCGGCGCGGCATTCCTCACTCAGCCGGAACTGAAGGAAGAAGTGTTTGGTCCGCACTCTCTGGCAATAGCCTGTAAAGACAAAACAGAACTGCTGGCTGTATTGAAAAGCCTGAAAGGACAGCTGACCACCAGCGTAATGGCCACAGAAGCCGACCTGGAAGCATGGCAGGAAGTCATCGACCTGCAGACAACACTGGCAGGAAGGATCATATTGAATGGCGCGCCTACCGGTGTGGAAGTATGTGCTGCCATGGTGCACGGCGGCCCTTATCCTGCTACCACAGATGCACGGTACACCTCCGTAGGAACCGCTGCCATCCGGCGCTGGGTAAGACCTGTGTGTTTTCAGCAGTTCCCAGATGCATTATTGCCCGATGAGTTAAAGCAGGATAATCCCGGCGGCATATGGCGCCTGGTAGACAACCAGTATACACGCTAA
- a CDS encoding dihydrodipicolinate synthase family protein has product MSIEWKGIFPAITTKFTAADELDLPLFEKNLEAQLSAGIDGIILGGSLGEASTLTTAEKEILTKFTVEKVAGRIPVVLGIAEGATREAINQAALAKKWGAAGLMLLPPMRYRSDDRETATWYKTVAASTDLSIIVYNNPVDYKIEVTLDTFDQLQELPNIQAVKESTRDVSNVTRMISRFGDRFKILCGLDTLALEEMVLGAHGWVGGLVAAFPAETVAVYRLAKAGRIKEALDIYRWFLPLLELDLSAKLVQYIKLAEAEVGLGSEHVRAPRLTLTGAEREKVLQVIRTSVANRPTLPDYLSL; this is encoded by the coding sequence ATGTCAATTGAATGGAAAGGCATATTCCCGGCCATTACAACCAAATTTACCGCAGCAGACGAACTGGACCTGCCATTGTTTGAAAAAAACCTGGAAGCACAGCTGTCGGCTGGTATTGATGGTATTATCCTGGGTGGCTCACTGGGAGAGGCCAGCACGCTGACCACCGCGGAAAAGGAAATACTGACAAAATTTACTGTTGAGAAAGTAGCGGGCCGTATACCAGTAGTATTAGGCATTGCAGAAGGTGCTACCAGAGAGGCCATTAACCAGGCCGCGCTTGCAAAGAAATGGGGTGCTGCCGGCCTGATGCTGCTGCCACCCATGCGTTACCGCTCAGACGACCGCGAAACAGCTACCTGGTATAAAACAGTGGCCGCTTCTACTGATCTGTCAATCATTGTGTACAACAATCCGGTGGACTATAAGATAGAAGTAACCCTCGATACTTTTGATCAGTTGCAGGAACTGCCTAATATACAGGCGGTAAAAGAATCTACCCGCGATGTATCCAACGTTACAAGGATGATCAGCCGTTTTGGTGACCGCTTTAAAATATTATGCGGCCTCGATACGCTGGCACTCGAAGAAATGGTACTGGGTGCTCATGGCTGGGTAGGCGGTCTGGTGGCGGCTTTCCCTGCAGAAACAGTAGCAGTGTACCGCCTGGCCAAAGCTGGTAGAATAAAAGAAGCACTGGACATCTACCGTTGGTTCCTGCCATTGCTGGAGCTGGACCTTTCTGCGAAACTGGTGCAATATATCAAGCTGGCAGAAGCCGAAGTGGGCCTGGGTAGCGAACATGTAAGAGCACCCCGTTTGACACTTACCGGCGCTGAAAGAGAAAAAGTATTACAGGTAATACGGACCTCCGTTGCCAACAGGCCTACACTGCCGGATTATCTTTCTCTGTAA
- a CDS encoding FecR family protein has translation MLEENQLNRLIEKYLAGDATAGEEALLDEWFEQWHTPAPEAAGTYDRAFLREKIFSAVDARIKTSGRVIPIKRNRIIKWGMVASVVTAIVAGAGWWYKSGTQPRKQISRLMELHTNSGQLLKVVLTDSSVVWLNASSQLQYPERFTDNRTVYLQGEAWFDIHQDPLHPFIIESHGFRTKVLGTAFSIRSYAATGTYRVTVASGKVAVFKSADSSHIAYLTADQELRISGPEGTPQIRQVHAQIAAAWKDGSLSFEKDPLAEVVVSLQNRYGTSFLINSPRLKNIEISGRFDHKESLDDILKILSKVYGLHFKKQANGTFLIS, from the coding sequence ATGCTGGAAGAGAATCAATTAAACAGACTCATAGAAAAATACCTCGCCGGTGATGCCACCGCCGGTGAGGAAGCCTTACTGGATGAATGGTTTGAACAATGGCATACGCCGGCTCCTGAAGCAGCAGGAACGTATGATCGCGCCTTTCTGCGGGAAAAGATTTTTTCGGCCGTAGATGCCCGGATCAAAACCAGTGGCAGGGTCATTCCCATCAAACGTAACCGTATTATTAAATGGGGAATGGTGGCATCTGTTGTAACCGCTATCGTCGCCGGTGCAGGATGGTGGTATAAGTCAGGAACACAGCCGCGTAAGCAGATCAGCCGGCTGATGGAGCTGCATACCAATAGTGGGCAGCTGTTGAAAGTGGTGCTGACAGACAGTTCTGTAGTATGGCTGAATGCCAGCAGCCAGCTGCAGTATCCTGAAAGGTTTACAGACAACAGAACGGTATACCTGCAGGGCGAAGCCTGGTTTGATATTCATCAGGACCCTTTACATCCTTTTATTATTGAAAGCCATGGTTTCCGTACAAAGGTGCTGGGCACTGCTTTCAGTATCCGTTCCTATGCTGCTACCGGCACCTACAGGGTTACCGTAGCTTCCGGAAAGGTGGCCGTGTTCAAATCTGCAGACAGCTCGCATATTGCTTATCTGACGGCAGACCAGGAGCTGCGTATCAGTGGTCCTGAAGGAACGCCACAGATACGGCAGGTGCATGCACAGATAGCTGCTGCATGGAAAGATGGCAGCCTCAGCTTTGAAAAAGATCCGCTGGCAGAAGTAGTGGTATCGCTGCAAAATCGCTATGGCACTTCGTTTTTAATCAACAGCCCCCGCCTGAAAAATATCGAAATCAGTGGCCGCTTCGACCACAAAGAATCACTGGATGATATCCTGAAAATATTAAGCAAAGTATATGGCCTGCACTTTAAAAAACAGGCCAACGGTACGTTCCTTATTTCCTGA
- a CDS encoding RNA polymerase sigma factor → MDFDKEVLPDEFLLIEKLRQGDERAFRDIYDHYWEKQYDMAWYKLGNREQAEEITQETFVALWTRREDLDPAKPVGAWLYGVTKNLILNTYRKQLSHQKYLQQAPLREMTNNTAEQLSFNELNEVVRQQIDQLPDKCREVFTLSRIQGFNTRQIAEALNISPKTVNNHLVKALRIMRGNLKDYIALLILLSLRK, encoded by the coding sequence ATGGATTTTGATAAGGAAGTGCTTCCGGATGAGTTTTTACTGATAGAGAAATTACGGCAAGGTGATGAACGAGCCTTCCGTGATATCTATGATCACTATTGGGAAAAACAGTACGATATGGCCTGGTATAAATTAGGCAATAGAGAACAGGCGGAAGAAATTACGCAAGAGACTTTTGTGGCCCTGTGGACACGCAGGGAAGACCTCGATCCGGCAAAGCCGGTAGGGGCCTGGTTATATGGGGTCACAAAGAATCTTATCCTGAACACCTATCGCAAACAATTATCTCATCAGAAATATCTGCAACAGGCTCCCCTGCGGGAGATGACCAACAATACTGCAGAACAGCTTTCCTTTAATGAGCTGAATGAAGTAGTACGACAACAGATTGACCAGCTCCCTGATAAATGCAGGGAAGTATTTACCCTGAGCCGTATACAAGGCTTTAATACCCGCCAGATCGCTGAAGCGCTGAACATCTCCCCTAAAACCGTTAACAACCACCTGGTGAAAGCACTCCGTATCATGCGGGGCAACCTGAAAGATTATATTGCCCTACTGATACTACTGTCTCTCCGCAAATAA
- a CDS encoding AraC family transcriptional regulator, which translates to MKVLQFTVPVAVDKSIILQKDVMPYFYPHLHRHQEVQLTWVQQGEGTLVADNNMHAFRPNDIFWLGANQPHIFKSDPSYFLPRNRKKVMAQTLFFNSDGALSALFNLPEMKPLKNFVQQQQSGFKVPAPQTTEISACMLRITNANGPEQLMHFVELLRLLSGYTDIAPLAAVNKKVTVSDHDGIRIGNIYNYIMHHYEQPITLEDAAGQVHMTPHAFCRFFKKHTRRTFVSFLNEVRINEACKKLTDGDYDNIATVAYTTGFNSITNFNRVFKSVTGKSPSQYLNNYFQHVEKG; encoded by the coding sequence ATGAAAGTTTTACAGTTTACGGTCCCTGTGGCTGTCGATAAATCTATTATTCTGCAGAAAGACGTGATGCCATATTTTTATCCGCATCTCCATCGGCACCAGGAGGTGCAGCTCACCTGGGTACAACAGGGTGAAGGTACACTGGTGGCAGACAACAACATGCATGCCTTCCGGCCCAACGATATTTTCTGGCTGGGCGCCAATCAACCTCATATCTTCAAAAGTGATCCCTCCTACTTTTTACCTAGAAACCGGAAAAAAGTAATGGCACAGACGCTCTTCTTTAATTCCGATGGCGCACTCTCCGCATTATTTAATCTTCCGGAAATGAAACCGCTGAAGAACTTTGTACAGCAACAACAATCCGGATTTAAAGTACCGGCACCGCAAACCACCGAGATATCCGCCTGTATGCTGCGCATCACCAATGCCAACGGACCTGAACAGCTGATGCATTTTGTGGAACTGCTCCGCCTGCTGTCGGGCTACACGGATATTGCCCCGCTGGCTGCAGTCAACAAAAAAGTCACTGTCAGTGATCATGATGGTATCCGCATCGGGAATATCTACAATTATATCATGCATCATTATGAACAGCCGATTACGCTGGAAGACGCAGCCGGACAGGTACATATGACCCCTCATGCCTTCTGCCGCTTCTTTAAAAAACATACCCGGCGCACCTTCGTCTCCTTTCTCAATGAGGTACGTATTAATGAGGCCTGCAAAAAACTGACAGACGGCGATTATGATAATATTGCTACCGTAGCCTATACTACCGGGTTTAACAGCATCACCAATTTTAATCGTGTATTCAAGTCCGTTACTGGTAAATCTCCCAGTCAGTATCTCAACAATTATTTTCAGCATGTGGAAAAAGGATGA
- a CDS encoding TonB-dependent receptor: MRISFYVMVFSITITNLMASVRTKGQAVERIRVSVDISGQPLRTALEQLSVRSGVRIYFNDEKVDKQKQVSIHAEDALLMDVLGKLLTPAGMVAQVYGDNKITVIPLKALPPPVSGTVIDKSNGMPLPGVGIRIKGHNNGVITDGNGHFNISIPEEGAVLIISYIGYQQQELKVGPGTTTLQIALKPGRTQLNEVQVQARRKTNTEAAILSERKASAIVQDAISAANIEKTASITTTQALQRVSGVTITDDKYVAIRGLGDRSVIGQLNGIRLASSDPDRSAIPLDLVPAGLLDNITIYKTYTPDKPADAAAGIIELKTRSVPDSAVFNITAQAGFNSNIGIGGKVNSFYNSDPGFLGQKVKRAGLPEDFIALGRQYPGGYTQLQSMIAHGGNDPQIKQETDRINGIMHQFDPVLTTRYAPAKMNQIYSATYGNSFNVFRKHKLGVIAGVNYYQRATDIHGGDLTQWSIYQGVLTGNNQVGSSRVIPNYITPNNINLGKYISYKENTGTSTLNYGFLGGLTYRFNTRNEISVQYMGSRGAEVQASNLYGAYEYTGLPGEVSNVVYSLKRSYRTLNTFNLQGEHKLTAGEYAPRLSYNIATSTSSQEDPDYRFVNLAAYRPVKGGAVPVNGSLPNGSGGFTGTPMYYSLVSGYVNGYGPYGIIQADPNGRRYRSLSETNYNYKADLTVPFRLLGRRQEAKGGVNYLHRDRTFGENVLSLPGSNFSSTGNQALYTVHGNLDHLVGYDQIGIKVPMGAIGEGQPAVGGFLYNAQKSPNNYKGFYETRAFYGMLDLHLLDNLRLTGGARFELTNIQAAVDTAGVFLDPSLTAPNKDGQAVKMILTEPNSVYKTDYKPYYSLNLTYTLQQNMNFRLGYSTTLARPELREITNVFEFDPFQFALVVGNPKLKNQSVTNYDFRWEWFPAAGEVIAASAFYKQIDHQLTKVYSVNSVGLDARFPEFPAIRFENDPNRGRVYGVELEVVKNLGRWWRPLRYFFLGSNLLLAQSEIKKSPERLNDSRIIDRRSPSNSPLFEQAPYSVNVYLNYSNPVTRTDLTLTFNEVGERLIQINLTGEPDLYSRPAPVLDFVFSQYLTKRLQLKGYAKNLFNPAWQEVYANPGTGGKYYGNTYIRRSYYRGSEFMLGLNYNIF; this comes from the coding sequence ATGCGTATCTCCTTTTATGTAATGGTATTTTCTATTACGATCACCAACCTGATGGCCAGTGTCCGTACCAAAGGACAAGCTGTGGAGCGGATACGTGTGTCGGTGGATATTTCCGGACAACCGCTTCGCACAGCACTGGAACAGCTGTCTGTCCGGTCTGGCGTCAGGATTTATTTTAATGATGAAAAGGTAGACAAACAAAAGCAGGTAAGCATACATGCTGAAGATGCTCTCCTGATGGATGTTTTAGGTAAACTCCTGACACCGGCAGGTATGGTGGCGCAGGTGTATGGTGATAACAAAATTACCGTCATCCCCCTGAAAGCTTTACCACCACCGGTTTCCGGTACTGTCATTGATAAGTCCAATGGCATGCCCCTGCCGGGAGTAGGTATCCGTATCAAAGGCCACAACAACGGCGTGATCACCGATGGCAACGGACATTTCAATATCAGTATCCCGGAAGAAGGAGCGGTGCTGATCATCTCCTATATCGGTTATCAGCAACAGGAGCTGAAAGTAGGCCCTGGTACTACCACCCTGCAAATAGCCCTCAAACCCGGCCGTACCCAGCTCAACGAAGTACAGGTACAGGCCCGCCGTAAAACCAATACGGAAGCGGCTATACTCTCTGAACGTAAAGCTTCTGCTATCGTGCAGGATGCTATCTCTGCGGCCAATATTGAAAAAACGGCCAGTATCACTACTACCCAGGCATTACAACGGGTGTCTGGTGTAACCATCACAGACGATAAATACGTGGCGATCCGCGGTCTGGGAGACCGGAGTGTGATAGGACAGCTGAACGGTATCCGCCTGGCCTCTTCAGACCCCGACCGCAGCGCTATCCCGCTGGACCTGGTGCCTGCCGGGCTGCTGGACAACATCACCATCTATAAAACCTATACGCCCGACAAACCTGCTGACGCGGCCGCCGGTATCATAGAACTGAAAACGCGCTCTGTGCCTGATTCAGCTGTCTTCAACATCACTGCGCAAGCAGGATTCAACTCCAACATCGGCATCGGTGGAAAAGTGAATTCCTTCTACAACAGCGATCCCGGCTTCTTAGGGCAGAAAGTAAAACGTGCCGGCTTGCCGGAAGATTTTATCGCGCTGGGCAGACAATACCCCGGCGGCTATACGCAGTTGCAGTCCATGATCGCACACGGCGGCAACGACCCGCAGATAAAGCAGGAAACAGATCGCATCAACGGTATCATGCATCAGTTTGATCCGGTGCTCACCACCCGTTATGCGCCCGCCAAAATGAACCAGATTTATTCCGCTACCTATGGTAATAGTTTTAACGTGTTCCGCAAACATAAGCTGGGCGTGATCGCAGGTGTCAACTATTATCAGCGGGCTACCGATATTCATGGAGGCGACCTCACACAATGGAGCATCTATCAGGGTGTGCTTACGGGCAACAATCAGGTGGGCAGTTCCCGTGTGATTCCTAACTATATTACGCCTAATAACATTAACCTGGGCAAGTATATTTCCTACAAGGAAAATACCGGCACCTCCACACTCAACTATGGATTTCTGGGTGGACTCACTTACCGCTTCAATACGCGCAATGAAATCAGCGTGCAGTATATGGGCAGCCGTGGCGCGGAAGTACAGGCCTCTAACCTGTACGGTGCATACGAATACACCGGCTTACCGGGAGAGGTGTCCAACGTTGTATATTCCCTGAAGCGCAGCTATCGTACCCTGAATACCTTTAACCTGCAGGGGGAACATAAGCTCACCGCCGGGGAATATGCGCCCAGGTTGAGTTACAACATAGCCACTTCCACTTCCAGCCAGGAAGATCCTGACTACCGCTTTGTGAACCTCGCTGCTTATCGTCCTGTTAAGGGTGGCGCAGTACCGGTGAATGGCAGTCTGCCAAATGGTAGTGGCGGTTTTACCGGAACACCGATGTATTACTCCCTGGTATCAGGCTATGTAAACGGTTATGGTCCTTACGGCATTATTCAGGCCGATCCCAACGGACGCCGTTACCGCAGCCTGAGCGAAACCAATTACAACTACAAAGCTGATCTTACGGTGCCTTTCCGCCTGCTGGGCCGCCGTCAGGAAGCTAAAGGTGGTGTCAACTATCTGCACCGCGACCGGACCTTCGGTGAAAACGTATTATCACTGCCCGGTTCCAATTTCTCTTCTACCGGCAACCAGGCGCTGTATACCGTACATGGTAACCTCGACCATCTCGTGGGTTATGATCAGATCGGCATCAAAGTTCCTATGGGCGCTATCGGAGAAGGACAGCCTGCTGTAGGTGGTTTCCTGTATAACGCACAGAAATCACCCAACAACTACAAAGGCTTTTATGAAACACGTGCTTTCTACGGTATGCTCGACCTGCATCTACTCGACAACCTGCGACTCACTGGTGGCGCACGTTTTGAGCTGACTAACATACAGGCTGCTGTAGATACGGCCGGTGTATTCCTGGACCCTTCCCTGACTGCACCCAACAAAGACGGACAGGCCGTAAAGATGATACTGACAGAACCTAACTCGGTTTATAAAACAGATTACAAGCCCTATTATTCCCTGAACCTGACCTACACCCTGCAGCAGAACATGAACTTCCGTCTGGGCTACAGCACTACGCTGGCAAGGCCGGAACTGCGTGAGATCACCAACGTGTTTGAGTTTGATCCGTTCCAGTTTGCCCTGGTAGTAGGCAATCCCAAACTGAAGAACCAGTCTGTCACTAACTACGACTTCCGCTGGGAATGGTTCCCTGCTGCAGGTGAGGTGATCGCAGCTTCAGCTTTCTACAAACAGATCGATCATCAGCTTACAAAAGTTTATTCCGTTAACTCAGTAGGTCTGGATGCCCGTTTCCCTGAATTCCCGGCTATCCGCTTCGAAAACGATCCTAACCGCGGACGTGTATACGGTGTGGAACTGGAAGTGGTGAAAAACCTGGGCAGATGGTGGCGCCCGCTGCGTTATTTCTTCCTGGGCTCCAACCTGCTGCTGGCACAGAGTGAAATCAAAAAATCACCCGAACGGCTAAACGATTCGAGGATCATCGACCGGCGCTCACCTTCCAACAGTCCGCTGTTTGAACAGGCTCCCTATTCCGTCAATGTTTATCTCAACTATAGCAATCCTGTTACCCGTACAGACCTGACGCTGACTTTCAATGAAGTGGGAGAGCGGCTGATACAGATCAACCTGACCGGAGAGCCTGACCTCTACAGCAGGCCGGCACCGGTACTGGACTTCGTATTCAGCCAGTATCTCACCAAAAGATTACAGCTGAAAGGATATGCCAAAAACCTGTTTAATCCCGCCTGGCAAGAGGTATATGCTAACCCGGGAACAGGCGGCAAATACTATGGTAATACGTATATCCGCCGCAGTTACTACAGAGGCAGCGAATTTATGCTCGGCCTCAATTACAACATTTTTTAG
- a CDS encoding 4-hydroxyproline epimerase: protein MKHTFFCIDAHTCGNPVRLVAGGGPALKGNNMSEKRNHFLQEYDWIRKGLMFEPRGHDMMSGSILYPPHDPANDVAVLFIETSGCLPMCGHGTIGTITIAIEEGLINPKVPGKVRMETPAGLVEVSYHREGNKVKSVKLTNVPAYLAATDILVECPELGLLKVDVAYGGNFYAIVDVQENFPGLEHFTAGQLTTWARELRKRINEIYTFVHPENEHINGCSHILWTGAVMDASSTARNAVFYGDKAIDRSPCGTGTSARMAQWYTQGKLNKEDTFVHESIIGSRFTGRIEEETKVGGKPAIRPSIEGWARIYGYNTISIDPEDDPYAYGLQVI from the coding sequence TTGAAGCATACATTTTTTTGCATCGATGCACATACCTGCGGTAACCCGGTCAGACTGGTAGCCGGAGGTGGCCCTGCCCTGAAGGGAAACAATATGAGCGAGAAAAGGAACCATTTCCTGCAGGAATACGACTGGATCAGAAAAGGGCTGATGTTCGAACCCCGCGGCCATGATATGATGAGCGGCAGTATCCTGTATCCGCCACATGATCCGGCCAACGATGTGGCGGTGTTGTTCATCGAAACCAGCGGCTGCCTCCCCATGTGCGGTCACGGTACCATCGGGACTATTACCATCGCCATAGAAGAAGGACTGATAAATCCTAAGGTACCCGGCAAAGTGAGAATGGAAACACCTGCCGGGCTGGTGGAAGTGAGCTATCACCGCGAAGGCAATAAAGTGAAAAGCGTGAAGCTGACCAATGTGCCCGCTTACCTTGCAGCCACCGATATCTTAGTGGAATGTCCCGAACTGGGCCTGTTGAAGGTAGATGTAGCCTATGGTGGCAATTTTTATGCGATCGTAGATGTACAGGAAAATTTTCCCGGGCTGGAACACTTCACTGCCGGTCAACTGACAACCTGGGCCAGGGAACTACGGAAACGCATCAACGAAATATATACTTTCGTTCATCCGGAGAATGAACATATCAACGGCTGCTCCCACATATTATGGACCGGGGCTGTGATGGATGCCTCTTCTACTGCACGTAATGCGGTATTCTACGGCGACAAGGCCATCGACCGTTCTCCCTGCGGTACCGGAACTTCCGCCAGGATGGCACAATGGTATACACAAGGCAAACTGAACAAGGAAGATACTTTTGTACATGAAAGTATTATCGGCTCCCGTTTTACCGGCAGGATAGAAGAGGAAACCAAAGTAGGGGGTAAACCGGCCATCCGTCCCAGCATTGAAGGCTGGGCCAGGATTTATGGTTATAATACTATTTCAATTGATCCGGAAGATGATCCCTACGCTTACGGATTACAGGTAATATGA
- a CDS encoding FAD-binding oxidoreductase: MKVIIIGGGIIGLSSAFYLQQAGYSVTVVDRTDMLEGCSHGNAGYICPSHFVPLATPGIVRQGLRWMMDAGSPFYIKPSLNKDLINWGLKFLKSATAAHVERSAVPLRDISLLSKQLYETWAAMPELSFSYAPFGMLELFKTEQNAHHAEHTVEEAAALGIEARILDKAAVSQLEPDVAIDALGAVYFPGDAQLYPNQLMLSLLTYLEGKGVQFIRHREVTGFAMTGNRIVGVDTTGGGIAADHVVLAAGVWSTALARQFGLNIPMVGGRGYSVTFEDAPYKVRRSIILSEARVAISPMDGNKLRFGGTMEITPLHTPPRMRRVQGIFDSVKRYLPEFDLPLPTADKVWYGYRPCSADGLPYIGNLSRYTNVTVATGHSMLGISLGAATGKLVTELVGKTPTSMDISPFHPERFGR; this comes from the coding sequence ATGAAAGTAATCATTATTGGTGGTGGTATTATAGGGCTGAGCAGCGCCTTTTATCTGCAACAGGCGGGTTACAGCGTAACGGTAGTAGATCGTACCGACATGCTGGAAGGCTGTTCGCATGGCAATGCCGGTTATATCTGCCCCAGCCACTTTGTGCCGCTCGCTACACCGGGTATTGTCCGGCAGGGCCTCCGCTGGATGATGGATGCCGGCAGCCCTTTTTATATAAAACCTTCGCTCAACAAAGACCTGATCAACTGGGGCCTGAAGTTTTTGAAAAGCGCCACCGCCGCACATGTGGAGCGCTCCGCCGTACCGCTGCGTGACATCTCGCTGTTGAGCAAACAATTGTATGAAACATGGGCCGCCATGCCGGAACTGAGTTTCTCCTACGCGCCGTTTGGTATGCTGGAACTTTTCAAGACAGAGCAAAATGCACATCACGCCGAACATACGGTGGAGGAAGCTGCAGCGCTGGGCATTGAAGCCAGAATACTGGATAAAGCGGCCGTGTCGCAGCTGGAGCCGGATGTAGCCATCGACGCGCTGGGTGCTGTTTATTTCCCGGGCGATGCACAGCTATATCCCAATCAGCTGATGCTTAGTCTGCTGACCTACCTGGAAGGGAAAGGTGTTCAGTTTATACGTCACCGTGAGGTGACAGGATTTGCCATGACGGGCAACCGGATCGTCGGTGTTGATACAACAGGCGGCGGCATTGCAGCGGATCATGTGGTACTGGCTGCCGGCGTGTGGAGTACAGCGCTGGCACGGCAGTTTGGGCTTAATATTCCGATGGTGGGTGGCAGAGGGTACTCTGTCACTTTTGAGGACGCGCCTTACAAAGTACGTCGCTCTATTATCCTCAGCGAAGCGCGGGTGGCCATCTCTCCGATGGATGGCAACAAACTGCGCTTTGGTGGCACCATGGAGATCACGCCACTGCATACGCCACCACGTATGCGCAGGGTACAGGGAATCTTTGATTCCGTGAAACGTTATTTGCCTGAATTTGATCTGCCGCTGCCAACAGCAGACAAGGTATGGTATGGTTACCGCCCCTGCAGCGCCGACGGCTTGCCTTATATCGGCAATCTCTCCCGCTATACCAATGTTACCGTGGCCACAGGACACTCTATGCTGGGCATCAGCCTGGGAGCGGCTACCGGCAAACTGGTGACGGAACTGGTAGGGAAAACACCAACATCCATGGATATCAGCCCTTTCCATCCGGAAAGATTCGGCAGGTAA